Proteins encoded in a region of the Planococcus citri chromosome 1, ihPlaCitr1.1, whole genome shotgun sequence genome:
- the LOC135831691 gene encoding uncharacterized protein LOC135831691 gives MYQEVANEETGSGVHNCVACGRRGRVGFYSVPKDTANRTLWLERCGLDRASPIAPNARICKFHFKDEDFSIQRRLKRKAVPSIVVPADTSKYQRCQRTKKCFVCGTLNTECHSFHRIPFDESIRKEWFQNLGIKTYDFEIIPKDIRLCEIHFRESDFIVHPQTKSRRLKRGCKPRITASSLNLQNNRSKLPEINNDEDSDSSVMFVSAFHQNITPVIELDDDDEEEEEHAMSCKKSYSEDVPADEIAPNQSNITIDLTETEDVGNKYIRRLEKNEQLKRQRQTYQALLDDLIENKFVIKKGKKLIKKFRRNLEDPAAE, from the exons ATGTATCAAGAAGTAGCAAATGAAGAAACTGGATCCGGGGTACACAACTGTGTAGCTTGCGGTAGACGAGGGAGAGTGGGATTCTACAG CGTACCTAAAGATACAGCTAACAGAACACTATGGCTGGAGAGATGCGGCCTGGATCGGGCATCCCCAATCGCGCCAAATGCacgaatttgtaaatttcattttaaagatGAAGATTTTTCTATTCAGAGACGTTTGAAAAGGAAAGCTGTACCGAGTATTGTTGTTCC GGCAGATACATCTAAGTATCAACGATGTCAGCGAACAAAGAAATGTTTCGTGTGTGGCACATTAAATACAGAGTGTCACTCTTTTCATCG AATTCCATTCGATGAAAGCATTAGAAAagagtggttccaaaatttggGAATAAAAACGTATGATTTCGAAATCATACCGAAAGATATAAGATTGTGCGAAATTCATTTCAGAGAATCGGATTTTATCGTTCATCCCCAAACAAAATCCCGAAGATTAAAACGCGGATGCAAGCCGCGTATTACGGCATCGTCGCTCAACTTGCAAAATAATCGTAGTAAACTGCCGGAAAT CAATAATGATGAAGATTCTGATTCTTCGGTCATGTTTGTATCTGCGTTCCATCAAAATATCACACCTGTGATAGAgcttgatgatgatgatgaggaggaggaggagcaTGCGATGTCTTGCAAAAAATCTTACTCCGAAGACGTGCCCGCGGACGAAATTGCACCTAATCAGTCGAATATTACTATAGACTTGACGGAGACGGAAG ACGTAGGAAATAAATACATTCGTCGACTAGAAAAGAACGAGCAATTGAAAAGACAACGTCAAACTTATCAAGCTTTGCTTGATGATTTGATTGAGAATAAGTTCGTTataaaaaagggtaaaaaactcATAAAA AAATTCAGAAGAAACCTAGAAGACCCGGCGGCGGAGTAA
- the mRpL30 gene encoding uncharacterized protein mRpL30 has translation MNILRSKLPPASALIRGALGNLQADYNNVIIRTGCSRIITKRMPPHKRWPGYRYRFKNGIEYYGFTYYPNSPNEIEPEWQPTELFMVRRVKPYYGNPFWEKRILKYFHLDGKQTDISIVMNDQETNKKLWQVKHLVEITPITFPDGYPEDGDISKCRLYENGEMRIDKSNEPAKECIEATEHLHKQPELPTKRILEVHARKRWEYPFSNNTHI, from the exons ATGAATATACTTCGTTCAAAATTACCACCTGCATCTGCATTAATTCGAGGAGCCTTAGGAAATCTTCAAGCAGATTATAACAATGTAATCATACGTACCGGGTGTTCCAGGATTATAACGAAAAGAATGCCGCCTCACAAGAGATGGCCAGGATATCGCTACCGTTTCAAAAATGGCATAGAATATTACGGTTTCACATATTACCCAAA ctctcctaatgaaattgaaCCAGAATGGCAACCCACTGAGTTATTTATGGTTAGAAGAGTAAAACCCTATTACGGTAATCCGTTTTGGGAAAAGAGGATCTTGAAGTATTTCCATTTGGATGGAAAG caaaCAGATATATCGATTGTTATGAACGACCAAGAAACAAATAAGAAATTATGGCAGGTTAAACATCTCGTAGAAATTACTCCTATCACTTTTCCCGATGGATATCCAGAAGATGGAGATATTTCAAAATGTCGTTTATACGAAAATGGAGAGATGAGAATTGATAAATCTAACGAGCCCGCGAAAGAATGTATCGAAGCGACTGAACATTTGCATAAGCAACCAGAACTACCTACTAAACGCATATTAGAAGTGCACGCAAGAAAGAGATGGGAATACCCTTTTAGTAATAATACTCACATATAA
- the KFase gene encoding kynurenine formamidase, whose amino-acid sequence MFLFHFNFSCEMEGIEKLYTPSQWCSYRCDPHTVVEEHVKAVTKESLKVTEEISFIQNLRYGNGPKQVLDLFEPENVSDAIPTFIYIHGGYWQELSRDISRYCVKPLIQSNIRVIIPGYDLVPQVDMRTIIKEIEDLAAFINKLAQDRHWTNIWYGGHSAGAHLAASLLCSGNFSNLNIAGLILISGIYNLEPLIRTTINEKLNINNENYRSLSPLLRLPKSINQNIRISIFIAEYDSPAFHTQSENFKREVEKLHSNVELNVIKNTDHFTIVENLKNTDFILTKTIINMILCNNSKLR is encoded by the exons atgtttttatttcatttcaacttcagTTGTGAAATGGAGGGTATCGAAAAATTGTATACTCCGAGTCAATGGTGTTCTTACCGATGTGACCCCCACACAGTAGTCGAGGAGCATGTAAAAGCTGTAACAAAAG aaagcCTCAAAGTTACCGAAGAAATCTCATTCATTCAAAATCTCAGATATGGAAATGGGCCTAAACAGGTTCTAGATCTATTTGAGCCTGAAAATGTATCGGACG CTATTCCTACTTTTATTTACATTCATGGTGGATATTGGCAAGAACTAAGCAGAGACATTTCCAGATACTGTGTAAAACCATTAATTCAGTCAAATATTCGAGTGATTATTCCAGGCTACGACTTGGTCCCTCAAG TTGATATGCGAACGATTATAAAAGAAATTGAAGATCTAGCAGCATTCATCAACAAACTGGCTCAAGATCGGCATTGGAC AAATATATGGTATGGTGGTCATTCTGCCGGAGCTCACTTAGCTGCTTCTCTTTTATGCAGTGGAAATTTCTCCAACTTGAATATTGCCGGGTTAATACTGATCAGTGGAATTTATAATTTGGAACCATTAATACGTACAAcgattaatgaaaaattaaatataaacaa tgaGAACTACCGGTCTCTGAGTCCATTGCTTCGATTACCTAAAAGTATCAATCAAAATATAAGAATATCAATATTTATCGCTGAATATGACTCTCCAGCGTTTCATACTCAATCCGAGAATTTCAAACGG GAAGTGGAAAAGTTGCACTCAAACGTGGAACTGAATGTAATCAAGAATACTGATCATTTCACTATagtggagaatttgaaaaacaccgACTTCATTTTAACCAAGACGATAATAAATATGATTCTATGTAACAATTCAAAATTACGTTAG
- the Vps36 gene encoding vacuolar protein-sorting-associated protein 36 → MDRFEYSTSSLMPNESYMLRAYNIQLYDGDSKTSYDKGEVILTSHRLLWCLPGDSQNLSLNLKYVSSFKEEKQSNFIFSRSRKLILYLSDRDINSLPGPVPSSSSNFIKLSFKDKLDMEFVSALSQVLEQKRWEIVDKSQRDNSQGEKSRPNIKLRTGIIGIERGLIEKQKAENESISIAFQDLNKLMIMAKEMVDLSKNISTKLKDKYGDITNDEIIKFKSYLLSLGIDDPVTKDAFQSDTEFFEKLGNEICQIIEKPLREAGGIMALADVFCRVNRARGLELLSPEDFLSGCKMLAKMRSSVILREFDSGVKVLQLANHSDDAVVKETYELLKNSVFMTPEDLAKMLGISMILAKERLITTEKFGKACRDESIEGLKFYLNKFLEEDV, encoded by the coding sequence ATGGACCGCTTCGAATATTCTACTTCCAGTTTGATGCCAAATGAGTCGTACATGTTGAGAGCCTACAATATCCAACTTTACGACGGCGATAGCAAAACGTCTTACGACAAAGGCGAAGTAATCCTAACGAGTCATCGTTTATTATGGTGTTTACCGGGAGACAGTCAGAACTTGTCTCTGAATTTAAAATACGTCAGTtctttcaaagaagaaaaacaatcgaatttcattttttctcgaagTAGAAAGCTAATATTATATTTATCCGATCGTGATATCAACAGTTTACCTGGACCTGTGCCATCAAGTTCttctaatttcatcaaactttcATTCAAGGATAAACTAGACATGGAATTTGTGTCAGCTTTGAGCCAAGTATTGGAACAGAAACGATGGGAGATCGTTGACAAATCGCAGCGCGATAACAGCCAAGGAGAAAAATCTCGTCCCAATATCAAATTGAGAACTGGTATCATAGGAATTGAGCGCGGATTGATAGAAAAGCAGAAAGCCGAAAACGAAAGCATTTCTATTGCTTTTCaagatttgaataaattgatgatTATGGCTAAAGAAATGGTCGATTTGTCGAAAAACATCTCCACCAAGTTGAAAGATAAATACGGCGATATCACTAACGacgaaataattaaattcaaatcgTATCTTCTCAGTTTAGGTATCGACGATCCTGTCACCAAAGACGCATTTCAAAGTGATACAGAATTCTTTGAAAAACTTGGCAATGAAATAtgtcaaattattgaaaaacctTTGCGCGAAGCAGGTGGCATCATGGCCTTAGCGGACGTTTTCTGTAGGGTTAACCGTGCTCGAGGTTTAGAATTGCTATCGCCGGAGGATTTTCTATCTGGATGTAAGATGTTAGCCAAAATGCGTTCATCTGTCATTTTACGAGAATTTGATAGCGGTGTGAAAGTGCTGCAATTGGCTAATCATTCCGATGATGCTGTGGTTAAAGAAACGtacgaattattgaaaaacagcGTGTTTATGACACCTGAAGATCTTGCTAAAATGTTAGGAATTTCTATGATTCTTGCGAAAGAACGATTAATAACTACTGAAAAGTTTGGAAAAGCTTGTCGCGACGAAAGTATAGaaggattgaaattttatttaaataaatttctagAGGAAGACGTATAG